In Odocoileus virginianus isolate 20LAN1187 ecotype Illinois chromosome 5, Ovbor_1.2, whole genome shotgun sequence, a single window of DNA contains:
- the SLAMF6 gene encoding SLAM family member 6 isoform X3, protein MARTLTVLKSPTPSSTAKSMIRLIQSLTLVSFLGPGNSVSEASSTPPVVNGVLRESVTLPSNFPVKENISSITWLHKGNSVIFIWPKEAKIQVTDPTRKDRLNIIESYSLQLNNLTMADAGHYRAQITTSTSFLYTDYNLQIFRRLSNLQVAYHTKLSENSTCEIQLTCSVENPNDNVSFRWEVAGNTFHSEANLSVAWNPKSLSEETYTCIAENPVSNLSSSVSDKSVCKGVINGKNEYLDIRWIIIVVVLTCIFFIALILIFVQRKKVAGFFQFSTQQTQCPGNTVYARVTHSNREAEISKPVKNNDSNTIYSEVHHPQERKPIYSRTTAHHNVMQTHEDLRAPFPKDKFCNQGRKHAMPTKFLPKIFFFVQKISLFFNKMEENASPLNGFD, encoded by the exons ATGGCAAGAACGCTGACAGTCTTGAAGTCTCCAACACCATCCTCCACTGCTAAGAGCATGATACGGCTGATCCAGTCTCTCACGCTTGTCTCCTTCCTTGGCCCAG GGAACTCAGTTTCAGAAGCCAGCTCAACCCCACCGGTGGTGAACGGGGTCCTGCGGGAGTCTGTAACTCTCCCCTCGAATTTTCCTGTGAAAGAGAATATCTCGTCCATCACCTGGCTTCACAAGGGAAACTCTGTCATCTTCATATGgccaaaagaagcaaaaatacagGTGACTGATCCAACACGGAAAGATCGACTGAATATCATCGAGTCCTACTCCTTGCAGCTCAACAATCTGACAATGGCAGACGCGGGCCATTACCGTGCCCAGATAACCACATCAACCTCCTTTCTGTACACCGATTATAACCTGCAGATCTTCA gacgactgagcaacttacaagTTGCCTATCACACCAAACTGTCTGAAAATAGTACCTGTGAGATCCAGCTGACCTGCTCTGTGGAGAATCCAAATGATAATGTCTCGTTCAGGTGGGAGGTAGCAGGAAATACATTTCATAGTGAAGCAAATCTTTCTGTAGCCTGGAACCCCAAGAGCCTCAGTGAAGAGACCTACACTTGCATAGCTGAGAATCCTGTCAGCAATTTATCCTCCTCTGTCTCTGACAAAAGTGTCTGTAAAG gtgtTATTAATGGGAAAAATGAATACTTGGATATCAGATGGATTATCATTGTGGTTGTTTTGACATGTATATTCTTCATTGCattgatattaatatttgttcAGAGGAAAAAAGTAGcag gtttcTTTCAATTCTCTACTCAGCAAACCCAGTGTCCTG GGAACACTGTGTATGCTCGGGTCACCCATTCAAACAGG GAAGCAGAAATCTCAAAACCTGTGAAAAACAATGACTCCAACACAATTTATTCTGAAGTTCATCATCCCCAAGAG AGAAAGCCCATTTATTCCAGGACAACTGCCCATCACAACGTCAT GCAAACCCATGAAGACCTGCGTGCTCCTTTCCCAAAAGATAAATTTTGTAATCAGGGAAGAAAACATGCAATGCCTACAAAATTTCTaccaaagatttttttctttgtccagAAAATAAGCTTGTTCTTTAATAAAATGGAGGAAAACGCATCACCACTAAACGGCTTTGATTGA
- the SLAMF6 gene encoding SLAM family member 6 isoform X6 produces the protein MARTLTVLKSPTPSSTAKSMIRLIQSLTLVSFLGPGNSVSEASSTPPVVNGVLRESVTLPSNFPVKENISSITWLHKGNSVIFIWPKEAKIQVTDPTRKDRLNIIESYSLQLNNLTMADAGHYRAQITTSTSFLYTDYNLQIFRRLSNLQVAYHTKLSENSTCEIQLTCSVENPNDNVSFRWEVAGNTFHSEANLSVAWNPKSLSEETYTCIAENPVSNLSSSVSDKSVCKGVINGKNEYLDIRWIIIVVVLTCFFQFSTQQTQCPGNTVYARVTHSNREAEISKPVKNNDSNTIYSEVHHPQERKPIYSRTTAHHNVMQTHEDLRAPFPKDKFCNQGRKHAMPTKFLPKIFFFVQKISLFFNKMEENASPLNGFD, from the exons ATGGCAAGAACGCTGACAGTCTTGAAGTCTCCAACACCATCCTCCACTGCTAAGAGCATGATACGGCTGATCCAGTCTCTCACGCTTGTCTCCTTCCTTGGCCCAG GGAACTCAGTTTCAGAAGCCAGCTCAACCCCACCGGTGGTGAACGGGGTCCTGCGGGAGTCTGTAACTCTCCCCTCGAATTTTCCTGTGAAAGAGAATATCTCGTCCATCACCTGGCTTCACAAGGGAAACTCTGTCATCTTCATATGgccaaaagaagcaaaaatacagGTGACTGATCCAACACGGAAAGATCGACTGAATATCATCGAGTCCTACTCCTTGCAGCTCAACAATCTGACAATGGCAGACGCGGGCCATTACCGTGCCCAGATAACCACATCAACCTCCTTTCTGTACACCGATTATAACCTGCAGATCTTCA gacgactgagcaacttacaagTTGCCTATCACACCAAACTGTCTGAAAATAGTACCTGTGAGATCCAGCTGACCTGCTCTGTGGAGAATCCAAATGATAATGTCTCGTTCAGGTGGGAGGTAGCAGGAAATACATTTCATAGTGAAGCAAATCTTTCTGTAGCCTGGAACCCCAAGAGCCTCAGTGAAGAGACCTACACTTGCATAGCTGAGAATCCTGTCAGCAATTTATCCTCCTCTGTCTCTGACAAAAGTGTCTGTAAAG gtgtTATTAATGGGAAAAATGAATACTTGGATATCAGATGGATTATCATTGTGGTTGTTTTGACAT gtttcTTTCAATTCTCTACTCAGCAAACCCAGTGTCCTG GGAACACTGTGTATGCTCGGGTCACCCATTCAAACAGG GAAGCAGAAATCTCAAAACCTGTGAAAAACAATGACTCCAACACAATTTATTCTGAAGTTCATCATCCCCAAGAG AGAAAGCCCATTTATTCCAGGACAACTGCCCATCACAACGTCAT GCAAACCCATGAAGACCTGCGTGCTCCTTTCCCAAAAGATAAATTTTGTAATCAGGGAAGAAAACATGCAATGCCTACAAAATTTCTaccaaagatttttttctttgtccagAAAATAAGCTTGTTCTTTAATAAAATGGAGGAAAACGCATCACCACTAAACGGCTTTGATTGA
- the SLAMF6 gene encoding SLAM family member 6 isoform X2: MARTLTVLKSPTPSSTAKSMIRLIQSLTLVSFLGPGNSVSEASSTPPVVNGVLRESVTLPSNFPVKENISSITWLHKGNSVIFIWPKEAKIQVTDPTRKDRLNIIESYSLQLNNLTMADAGHYRAQITTSTSFLYTDYNLQIFRRLSNLQVAYHTKLSENSTCEIQLTCSVENPNDNVSFRWEVAGNTFHSEANLSVAWNPKSLSEETYTCIAENPVSNLSSSVSDKSVCKGVINGKNEYLDIRWIIIVVVLTCIFFIALILIFVQRKKVAGFFQFSTQQTQCPETVSNLEYASFSSGNTVYARVTHSNREAEISKPVKNNDSNTIYSEVHHPQERKPIYSRTTAHHNVMQTHEDLRAPFPKDKFCNQGRKHAMPTKFLPKIFFFVQKISLFFNKMEENASPLNGFD, translated from the exons ATGGCAAGAACGCTGACAGTCTTGAAGTCTCCAACACCATCCTCCACTGCTAAGAGCATGATACGGCTGATCCAGTCTCTCACGCTTGTCTCCTTCCTTGGCCCAG GGAACTCAGTTTCAGAAGCCAGCTCAACCCCACCGGTGGTGAACGGGGTCCTGCGGGAGTCTGTAACTCTCCCCTCGAATTTTCCTGTGAAAGAGAATATCTCGTCCATCACCTGGCTTCACAAGGGAAACTCTGTCATCTTCATATGgccaaaagaagcaaaaatacagGTGACTGATCCAACACGGAAAGATCGACTGAATATCATCGAGTCCTACTCCTTGCAGCTCAACAATCTGACAATGGCAGACGCGGGCCATTACCGTGCCCAGATAACCACATCAACCTCCTTTCTGTACACCGATTATAACCTGCAGATCTTCA gacgactgagcaacttacaagTTGCCTATCACACCAAACTGTCTGAAAATAGTACCTGTGAGATCCAGCTGACCTGCTCTGTGGAGAATCCAAATGATAATGTCTCGTTCAGGTGGGAGGTAGCAGGAAATACATTTCATAGTGAAGCAAATCTTTCTGTAGCCTGGAACCCCAAGAGCCTCAGTGAAGAGACCTACACTTGCATAGCTGAGAATCCTGTCAGCAATTTATCCTCCTCTGTCTCTGACAAAAGTGTCTGTAAAG gtgtTATTAATGGGAAAAATGAATACTTGGATATCAGATGGATTATCATTGTGGTTGTTTTGACATGTATATTCTTCATTGCattgatattaatatttgttcAGAGGAAAAAAGTAGcag gtttcTTTCAATTCTCTACTCAGCAAACCCAGTGTCCTG AAACTGTGAGTAACTTAGAGTACGCTTCCTTCTCTTCAGGGAACACTGTGTATGCTCGGGTCACCCATTCAAACAGG GAAGCAGAAATCTCAAAACCTGTGAAAAACAATGACTCCAACACAATTTATTCTGAAGTTCATCATCCCCAAGAG AGAAAGCCCATTTATTCCAGGACAACTGCCCATCACAACGTCAT GCAAACCCATGAAGACCTGCGTGCTCCTTTCCCAAAAGATAAATTTTGTAATCAGGGAAGAAAACATGCAATGCCTACAAAATTTCTaccaaagatttttttctttgtccagAAAATAAGCTTGTTCTTTAATAAAATGGAGGAAAACGCATCACCACTAAACGGCTTTGATTGA
- the SLAMF6 gene encoding SLAM family member 6 isoform X9: MARTLTVLKSPTPSSTAKSMIRLIQSLTLVSFLGPGNSVSEASSTPPVVNGVLRESVTLPSNFPVKENISSITWLHKGNSVIFIWPKEAKIQVTDPTRKDRLNIIESYSLQLNNLTMADAGHYRAQITTSTSFLYTDYNLQIFRRLSNLQVAYHTKLSENSTCEIQLTCSVENPNDNVSFRWEVAGNTFHSEANLSVAWNPKSLSEETYTCIAENPVSNLSSSVSDKSVCKGFFQFSTQQTQCPGNTVYARVTHSNREAEISKPVKNNDSNTIYSEVHHPQERKPIYSRTTAHHNVMQTHEDLRAPFPKDKFCNQGRKHAMPTKFLPKIFFFVQKISLFFNKMEENASPLNGFD, encoded by the exons ATGGCAAGAACGCTGACAGTCTTGAAGTCTCCAACACCATCCTCCACTGCTAAGAGCATGATACGGCTGATCCAGTCTCTCACGCTTGTCTCCTTCCTTGGCCCAG GGAACTCAGTTTCAGAAGCCAGCTCAACCCCACCGGTGGTGAACGGGGTCCTGCGGGAGTCTGTAACTCTCCCCTCGAATTTTCCTGTGAAAGAGAATATCTCGTCCATCACCTGGCTTCACAAGGGAAACTCTGTCATCTTCATATGgccaaaagaagcaaaaatacagGTGACTGATCCAACACGGAAAGATCGACTGAATATCATCGAGTCCTACTCCTTGCAGCTCAACAATCTGACAATGGCAGACGCGGGCCATTACCGTGCCCAGATAACCACATCAACCTCCTTTCTGTACACCGATTATAACCTGCAGATCTTCA gacgactgagcaacttacaagTTGCCTATCACACCAAACTGTCTGAAAATAGTACCTGTGAGATCCAGCTGACCTGCTCTGTGGAGAATCCAAATGATAATGTCTCGTTCAGGTGGGAGGTAGCAGGAAATACATTTCATAGTGAAGCAAATCTTTCTGTAGCCTGGAACCCCAAGAGCCTCAGTGAAGAGACCTACACTTGCATAGCTGAGAATCCTGTCAGCAATTTATCCTCCTCTGTCTCTGACAAAAGTGTCTGTAAAG gtttcTTTCAATTCTCTACTCAGCAAACCCAGTGTCCTG GGAACACTGTGTATGCTCGGGTCACCCATTCAAACAGG GAAGCAGAAATCTCAAAACCTGTGAAAAACAATGACTCCAACACAATTTATTCTGAAGTTCATCATCCCCAAGAG AGAAAGCCCATTTATTCCAGGACAACTGCCCATCACAACGTCAT GCAAACCCATGAAGACCTGCGTGCTCCTTTCCCAAAAGATAAATTTTGTAATCAGGGAAGAAAACATGCAATGCCTACAAAATTTCTaccaaagatttttttctttgtccagAAAATAAGCTTGTTCTTTAATAAAATGGAGGAAAACGCATCACCACTAAACGGCTTTGATTGA
- the SLAMF6 gene encoding SLAM family member 6 isoform X7, with product MARTLTVLKSPTPSSTAKSMIRLIQSLTLVSFLGPGNSVSEASSTPPVVNGVLRESVTLPSNFPVKENISSITWLHKGNSVIFIWPKEAKIQVTDPTRKDRLNIIESYSLQLNNLTMADAGHYRAQITTSTSFLYTDYNLQIFRRLSNLQVAYHTKLSENSTCEIQLTCSVENPNDNVSFRWEVAGNTFHSEANLSVAWNPKSLSEETYTCIAENPVSNLSSSVSDKSVCKGFFQFSTQQTQCPAETVSNLEYASFSSGNTVYARVTHSNREAEISKPVKNNDSNTIYSEVHHPQERKPIYSRTTAHHNVMQTHEDLRAPFPKDKFCNQGRKHAMPTKFLPKIFFFVQKISLFFNKMEENASPLNGFD from the exons ATGGCAAGAACGCTGACAGTCTTGAAGTCTCCAACACCATCCTCCACTGCTAAGAGCATGATACGGCTGATCCAGTCTCTCACGCTTGTCTCCTTCCTTGGCCCAG GGAACTCAGTTTCAGAAGCCAGCTCAACCCCACCGGTGGTGAACGGGGTCCTGCGGGAGTCTGTAACTCTCCCCTCGAATTTTCCTGTGAAAGAGAATATCTCGTCCATCACCTGGCTTCACAAGGGAAACTCTGTCATCTTCATATGgccaaaagaagcaaaaatacagGTGACTGATCCAACACGGAAAGATCGACTGAATATCATCGAGTCCTACTCCTTGCAGCTCAACAATCTGACAATGGCAGACGCGGGCCATTACCGTGCCCAGATAACCACATCAACCTCCTTTCTGTACACCGATTATAACCTGCAGATCTTCA gacgactgagcaacttacaagTTGCCTATCACACCAAACTGTCTGAAAATAGTACCTGTGAGATCCAGCTGACCTGCTCTGTGGAGAATCCAAATGATAATGTCTCGTTCAGGTGGGAGGTAGCAGGAAATACATTTCATAGTGAAGCAAATCTTTCTGTAGCCTGGAACCCCAAGAGCCTCAGTGAAGAGACCTACACTTGCATAGCTGAGAATCCTGTCAGCAATTTATCCTCCTCTGTCTCTGACAAAAGTGTCTGTAAAG gtttcTTTCAATTCTCTACTCAGCAAACCCAGTGTCCTG CAGAAACTGTGAGTAACTTAGAGTACGCTTCCTTCTCTTCAGGGAACACTGTGTATGCTCGGGTCACCCATTCAAACAGG GAAGCAGAAATCTCAAAACCTGTGAAAAACAATGACTCCAACACAATTTATTCTGAAGTTCATCATCCCCAAGAG AGAAAGCCCATTTATTCCAGGACAACTGCCCATCACAACGTCAT GCAAACCCATGAAGACCTGCGTGCTCCTTTCCCAAAAGATAAATTTTGTAATCAGGGAAGAAAACATGCAATGCCTACAAAATTTCTaccaaagatttttttctttgtccagAAAATAAGCTTGTTCTTTAATAAAATGGAGGAAAACGCATCACCACTAAACGGCTTTGATTGA
- the SLAMF6 gene encoding SLAM family member 6 isoform X5 translates to MARTLTVLKSPTPSSTAKSMIRLIQSLTLVSFLGPGNSVSEASSTPPVVNGVLRESVTLPSNFPVKENISSITWLHKGNSVIFIWPKEAKIQVTDPTRKDRLNIIESYSLQLNNLTMADAGHYRAQITTSTSFLYTDYNLQIFRRLSNLQVAYHTKLSENSTCEIQLTCSVENPNDNVSFRWEVAGNTFHSEANLSVAWNPKSLSEETYTCIAENPVSNLSSSVSDKSVCKGVINGKNEYLDIRWIIIVVVLTCFFQFSTQQTQCPETVSNLEYASFSSGNTVYARVTHSNREAEISKPVKNNDSNTIYSEVHHPQERKPIYSRTTAHHNVMQTHEDLRAPFPKDKFCNQGRKHAMPTKFLPKIFFFVQKISLFFNKMEENASPLNGFD, encoded by the exons ATGGCAAGAACGCTGACAGTCTTGAAGTCTCCAACACCATCCTCCACTGCTAAGAGCATGATACGGCTGATCCAGTCTCTCACGCTTGTCTCCTTCCTTGGCCCAG GGAACTCAGTTTCAGAAGCCAGCTCAACCCCACCGGTGGTGAACGGGGTCCTGCGGGAGTCTGTAACTCTCCCCTCGAATTTTCCTGTGAAAGAGAATATCTCGTCCATCACCTGGCTTCACAAGGGAAACTCTGTCATCTTCATATGgccaaaagaagcaaaaatacagGTGACTGATCCAACACGGAAAGATCGACTGAATATCATCGAGTCCTACTCCTTGCAGCTCAACAATCTGACAATGGCAGACGCGGGCCATTACCGTGCCCAGATAACCACATCAACCTCCTTTCTGTACACCGATTATAACCTGCAGATCTTCA gacgactgagcaacttacaagTTGCCTATCACACCAAACTGTCTGAAAATAGTACCTGTGAGATCCAGCTGACCTGCTCTGTGGAGAATCCAAATGATAATGTCTCGTTCAGGTGGGAGGTAGCAGGAAATACATTTCATAGTGAAGCAAATCTTTCTGTAGCCTGGAACCCCAAGAGCCTCAGTGAAGAGACCTACACTTGCATAGCTGAGAATCCTGTCAGCAATTTATCCTCCTCTGTCTCTGACAAAAGTGTCTGTAAAG gtgtTATTAATGGGAAAAATGAATACTTGGATATCAGATGGATTATCATTGTGGTTGTTTTGACAT gtttcTTTCAATTCTCTACTCAGCAAACCCAGTGTCCTG AAACTGTGAGTAACTTAGAGTACGCTTCCTTCTCTTCAGGGAACACTGTGTATGCTCGGGTCACCCATTCAAACAGG GAAGCAGAAATCTCAAAACCTGTGAAAAACAATGACTCCAACACAATTTATTCTGAAGTTCATCATCCCCAAGAG AGAAAGCCCATTTATTCCAGGACAACTGCCCATCACAACGTCAT GCAAACCCATGAAGACCTGCGTGCTCCTTTCCCAAAAGATAAATTTTGTAATCAGGGAAGAAAACATGCAATGCCTACAAAATTTCTaccaaagatttttttctttgtccagAAAATAAGCTTGTTCTTTAATAAAATGGAGGAAAACGCATCACCACTAAACGGCTTTGATTGA
- the SLAMF6 gene encoding SLAM family member 6 isoform X8 — protein MARTLTVLKSPTPSSTAKSMIRLIQSLTLVSFLGPGNSVSEASSTPPVVNGVLRESVTLPSNFPVKENISSITWLHKGNSVIFIWPKEAKIQVTDPTRKDRLNIIESYSLQLNNLTMADAGHYRAQITTSTSFLYTDYNLQIFRRLSNLQVAYHTKLSENSTCEIQLTCSVENPNDNVSFRWEVAGNTFHSEANLSVAWNPKSLSEETYTCIAENPVSNLSSSVSDKSVCKGFFQFSTQQTQCPETVSNLEYASFSSGNTVYARVTHSNREAEISKPVKNNDSNTIYSEVHHPQERKPIYSRTTAHHNVMQTHEDLRAPFPKDKFCNQGRKHAMPTKFLPKIFFFVQKISLFFNKMEENASPLNGFD, from the exons ATGGCAAGAACGCTGACAGTCTTGAAGTCTCCAACACCATCCTCCACTGCTAAGAGCATGATACGGCTGATCCAGTCTCTCACGCTTGTCTCCTTCCTTGGCCCAG GGAACTCAGTTTCAGAAGCCAGCTCAACCCCACCGGTGGTGAACGGGGTCCTGCGGGAGTCTGTAACTCTCCCCTCGAATTTTCCTGTGAAAGAGAATATCTCGTCCATCACCTGGCTTCACAAGGGAAACTCTGTCATCTTCATATGgccaaaagaagcaaaaatacagGTGACTGATCCAACACGGAAAGATCGACTGAATATCATCGAGTCCTACTCCTTGCAGCTCAACAATCTGACAATGGCAGACGCGGGCCATTACCGTGCCCAGATAACCACATCAACCTCCTTTCTGTACACCGATTATAACCTGCAGATCTTCA gacgactgagcaacttacaagTTGCCTATCACACCAAACTGTCTGAAAATAGTACCTGTGAGATCCAGCTGACCTGCTCTGTGGAGAATCCAAATGATAATGTCTCGTTCAGGTGGGAGGTAGCAGGAAATACATTTCATAGTGAAGCAAATCTTTCTGTAGCCTGGAACCCCAAGAGCCTCAGTGAAGAGACCTACACTTGCATAGCTGAGAATCCTGTCAGCAATTTATCCTCCTCTGTCTCTGACAAAAGTGTCTGTAAAG gtttcTTTCAATTCTCTACTCAGCAAACCCAGTGTCCTG AAACTGTGAGTAACTTAGAGTACGCTTCCTTCTCTTCAGGGAACACTGTGTATGCTCGGGTCACCCATTCAAACAGG GAAGCAGAAATCTCAAAACCTGTGAAAAACAATGACTCCAACACAATTTATTCTGAAGTTCATCATCCCCAAGAG AGAAAGCCCATTTATTCCAGGACAACTGCCCATCACAACGTCAT GCAAACCCATGAAGACCTGCGTGCTCCTTTCCCAAAAGATAAATTTTGTAATCAGGGAAGAAAACATGCAATGCCTACAAAATTTCTaccaaagatttttttctttgtccagAAAATAAGCTTGTTCTTTAATAAAATGGAGGAAAACGCATCACCACTAAACGGCTTTGATTGA
- the SLAMF6 gene encoding SLAM family member 6 isoform X1 — MARTLTVLKSPTPSSTAKSMIRLIQSLTLVSFLGPGNSVSEASSTPPVVNGVLRESVTLPSNFPVKENISSITWLHKGNSVIFIWPKEAKIQVTDPTRKDRLNIIESYSLQLNNLTMADAGHYRAQITTSTSFLYTDYNLQIFRRLSNLQVAYHTKLSENSTCEIQLTCSVENPNDNVSFRWEVAGNTFHSEANLSVAWNPKSLSEETYTCIAENPVSNLSSSVSDKSVCKGVINGKNEYLDIRWIIIVVVLTCIFFIALILIFVQRKKVAGFFQFSTQQTQCPAETVSNLEYASFSSGNTVYARVTHSNREAEISKPVKNNDSNTIYSEVHHPQERKPIYSRTTAHHNVMQTHEDLRAPFPKDKFCNQGRKHAMPTKFLPKIFFFVQKISLFFNKMEENASPLNGFD; from the exons ATGGCAAGAACGCTGACAGTCTTGAAGTCTCCAACACCATCCTCCACTGCTAAGAGCATGATACGGCTGATCCAGTCTCTCACGCTTGTCTCCTTCCTTGGCCCAG GGAACTCAGTTTCAGAAGCCAGCTCAACCCCACCGGTGGTGAACGGGGTCCTGCGGGAGTCTGTAACTCTCCCCTCGAATTTTCCTGTGAAAGAGAATATCTCGTCCATCACCTGGCTTCACAAGGGAAACTCTGTCATCTTCATATGgccaaaagaagcaaaaatacagGTGACTGATCCAACACGGAAAGATCGACTGAATATCATCGAGTCCTACTCCTTGCAGCTCAACAATCTGACAATGGCAGACGCGGGCCATTACCGTGCCCAGATAACCACATCAACCTCCTTTCTGTACACCGATTATAACCTGCAGATCTTCA gacgactgagcaacttacaagTTGCCTATCACACCAAACTGTCTGAAAATAGTACCTGTGAGATCCAGCTGACCTGCTCTGTGGAGAATCCAAATGATAATGTCTCGTTCAGGTGGGAGGTAGCAGGAAATACATTTCATAGTGAAGCAAATCTTTCTGTAGCCTGGAACCCCAAGAGCCTCAGTGAAGAGACCTACACTTGCATAGCTGAGAATCCTGTCAGCAATTTATCCTCCTCTGTCTCTGACAAAAGTGTCTGTAAAG gtgtTATTAATGGGAAAAATGAATACTTGGATATCAGATGGATTATCATTGTGGTTGTTTTGACATGTATATTCTTCATTGCattgatattaatatttgttcAGAGGAAAAAAGTAGcag gtttcTTTCAATTCTCTACTCAGCAAACCCAGTGTCCTG CAGAAACTGTGAGTAACTTAGAGTACGCTTCCTTCTCTTCAGGGAACACTGTGTATGCTCGGGTCACCCATTCAAACAGG GAAGCAGAAATCTCAAAACCTGTGAAAAACAATGACTCCAACACAATTTATTCTGAAGTTCATCATCCCCAAGAG AGAAAGCCCATTTATTCCAGGACAACTGCCCATCACAACGTCAT GCAAACCCATGAAGACCTGCGTGCTCCTTTCCCAAAAGATAAATTTTGTAATCAGGGAAGAAAACATGCAATGCCTACAAAATTTCTaccaaagatttttttctttgtccagAAAATAAGCTTGTTCTTTAATAAAATGGAGGAAAACGCATCACCACTAAACGGCTTTGATTGA
- the SLAMF6 gene encoding SLAM family member 6 isoform X4 codes for MARTLTVLKSPTPSSTAKSMIRLIQSLTLVSFLGPGNSVSEASSTPPVVNGVLRESVTLPSNFPVKENISSITWLHKGNSVIFIWPKEAKIQVTDPTRKDRLNIIESYSLQLNNLTMADAGHYRAQITTSTSFLYTDYNLQIFRRLSNLQVAYHTKLSENSTCEIQLTCSVENPNDNVSFRWEVAGNTFHSEANLSVAWNPKSLSEETYTCIAENPVSNLSSSVSDKSVCKGVINGKNEYLDIRWIIIVVVLTCFFQFSTQQTQCPAETVSNLEYASFSSGNTVYARVTHSNREAEISKPVKNNDSNTIYSEVHHPQERKPIYSRTTAHHNVMQTHEDLRAPFPKDKFCNQGRKHAMPTKFLPKIFFFVQKISLFFNKMEENASPLNGFD; via the exons ATGGCAAGAACGCTGACAGTCTTGAAGTCTCCAACACCATCCTCCACTGCTAAGAGCATGATACGGCTGATCCAGTCTCTCACGCTTGTCTCCTTCCTTGGCCCAG GGAACTCAGTTTCAGAAGCCAGCTCAACCCCACCGGTGGTGAACGGGGTCCTGCGGGAGTCTGTAACTCTCCCCTCGAATTTTCCTGTGAAAGAGAATATCTCGTCCATCACCTGGCTTCACAAGGGAAACTCTGTCATCTTCATATGgccaaaagaagcaaaaatacagGTGACTGATCCAACACGGAAAGATCGACTGAATATCATCGAGTCCTACTCCTTGCAGCTCAACAATCTGACAATGGCAGACGCGGGCCATTACCGTGCCCAGATAACCACATCAACCTCCTTTCTGTACACCGATTATAACCTGCAGATCTTCA gacgactgagcaacttacaagTTGCCTATCACACCAAACTGTCTGAAAATAGTACCTGTGAGATCCAGCTGACCTGCTCTGTGGAGAATCCAAATGATAATGTCTCGTTCAGGTGGGAGGTAGCAGGAAATACATTTCATAGTGAAGCAAATCTTTCTGTAGCCTGGAACCCCAAGAGCCTCAGTGAAGAGACCTACACTTGCATAGCTGAGAATCCTGTCAGCAATTTATCCTCCTCTGTCTCTGACAAAAGTGTCTGTAAAG gtgtTATTAATGGGAAAAATGAATACTTGGATATCAGATGGATTATCATTGTGGTTGTTTTGACAT gtttcTTTCAATTCTCTACTCAGCAAACCCAGTGTCCTG CAGAAACTGTGAGTAACTTAGAGTACGCTTCCTTCTCTTCAGGGAACACTGTGTATGCTCGGGTCACCCATTCAAACAGG GAAGCAGAAATCTCAAAACCTGTGAAAAACAATGACTCCAACACAATTTATTCTGAAGTTCATCATCCCCAAGAG AGAAAGCCCATTTATTCCAGGACAACTGCCCATCACAACGTCAT GCAAACCCATGAAGACCTGCGTGCTCCTTTCCCAAAAGATAAATTTTGTAATCAGGGAAGAAAACATGCAATGCCTACAAAATTTCTaccaaagatttttttctttgtccagAAAATAAGCTTGTTCTTTAATAAAATGGAGGAAAACGCATCACCACTAAACGGCTTTGATTGA